In a single window of the Drosophila miranda strain MSH22 chromosome XL, D.miranda_PacBio2.1, whole genome shotgun sequence genome:
- the LOC108158793 gene encoding ubiquitin-conjugating enzyme E2 H, with protein sequence MSSPSAGKRRMDNDVIKLIESKHEVTILGGLNEFHVKFFGPSETPYEGGVWKVRVYLPDNYPFKSPSIGFVNKIYHPNIDESSGTVCLDVINQAWTALYDLSNIFESFLPQLLTYPNPVDPLNRDAAALYLHEPEEYHRKVADYVQRYATEDALRAAQQERESSDSESSMSDYSEDEARDMEL encoded by the coding sequence ATGTCGTCACCCAGTGCTGGAAAGCGTCGCATGGACAATGACGTGATCAAACTGATTGAATCAAAACACGAGGTCACCATTCTCGGGGGCCTCAACGAGTTCCATGTGAAATTCTTTGGCCCGTCGGAAACACCCTACGAGGGCGGTGTGTGGAAGGTTCGCGTCTATCTGCCGGATAACTATCCCTTCAAGTCGCCGAGCATTGGGTTCGTGAACAAGATCTACCATCCGAACATTGACGAATCGTCTGGCACGGTCTGTCTAGATGTGATCAATCAGGCCTGGACGGCCCTGTACGACCTATCGAACATATTCGAGTCGTTTTTGCCGCAGCTGCTCACATATCCGAATCCGGTGGATCCGCTCAATCGGGATGCCGCCGCCCTGTACCTGCACGAGCCGGAAGAGTACCATCGCAAGGTGGCCGACTATGTGCAACGCTATGCCACCGAGGATGCGCTGCGGGCGGCGCAACAGGAGCGAGAGAGCAGCGATAGCGAGTCGAGCATGTCCGACTACAGTGAGGATGAGGCCCGGGACATGGAGTTATAA